The proteins below are encoded in one region of Streptomyces sp. NBC_00490:
- a CDS encoding ABC transporter ATP-binding protein produces the protein MTTLGRENGEDVTTPLLEIRGLSVSYRTRGGTIPAVRGVDLDVWPGQVTAVVGESGSGKSTTAHAVTRLLAANGTIDAGTIRFGRHDLATLSEAELRLVRGARIGLVPQDPTVSLNPVKRIGDQVAEVLRVHSLATRRTAAAEAVAVLDRAGLPDASVRAQQYPHELSGGMRQRALIAVAIAAKPRLIIADEPTSALDVTVQRVILDHLQLLTEESGTGVLLVTHDLGVAADRAQRLVVMSQGRVVEAGPTRDILADPQHEYTRHLLASAPSLTTVRPRTPVSVPTAGAAPLVEVRNLVKEFRLPRAGDGPRTLRAVDDVSFTLHRGRTLALVGESGSGKSTTARLVLRLADATAGHVLFDGADVTTARGARARELRRRAQLVYQNPYASLDPRFSIGEVITEPLRAFKVGDRASRLARARELLDRVALPAATLERRPAELSGGQRQRVAIARALALSPDLVVCDEPVSALDVSVQSQVLDLLAELQTDTGVAYLFISHDLAVVRQIAHQVAVMRAGRVVETGPPEELFTRPRHAYTRELLAAIPGGRATSPAETVTG, from the coding sequence ATGACGACACTTGGACGTGAGAACGGTGAGGACGTGACCACACCCCTGCTGGAAATACGCGGCCTGTCCGTGTCGTACCGCACGCGCGGCGGCACGATCCCGGCCGTCCGCGGCGTGGACCTCGACGTATGGCCGGGGCAAGTCACCGCCGTGGTCGGCGAGTCCGGCTCCGGCAAGAGCACCACCGCGCACGCCGTCACCCGTCTGCTGGCGGCCAACGGCACCATCGACGCGGGCACGATCCGCTTCGGCAGGCACGACCTCGCCACCCTGTCGGAGGCGGAGCTGCGCCTCGTACGGGGCGCGCGGATCGGGCTGGTCCCGCAGGATCCGACGGTCTCGCTCAACCCGGTCAAGCGCATCGGCGACCAGGTGGCCGAGGTGCTGCGCGTCCACTCCCTGGCGACCCGGCGTACGGCTGCCGCCGAGGCCGTCGCCGTGCTGGACCGGGCCGGGCTGCCCGACGCGTCCGTCCGTGCCCAGCAGTACCCGCACGAGCTGTCCGGCGGCATGCGGCAACGCGCCCTGATCGCCGTCGCCATCGCCGCGAAGCCCCGACTGATCATCGCCGACGAGCCGACCAGCGCACTCGACGTCACCGTGCAGCGCGTCATCCTCGACCACCTCCAGCTTCTCACCGAGGAGTCGGGCACCGGGGTGCTGCTCGTGACCCATGACCTCGGCGTCGCCGCCGACCGGGCCCAGCGTCTGGTGGTGATGTCACAGGGCCGGGTGGTGGAGGCGGGCCCGACGCGCGACATCCTGGCCGACCCGCAGCACGAGTACACCCGGCACCTGCTGGCCAGCGCCCCGAGCCTGACCACCGTCCGGCCCCGCACCCCCGTGTCCGTGCCCACGGCCGGCGCGGCGCCGCTGGTCGAAGTGCGCAACCTGGTCAAGGAGTTCCGACTGCCCCGCGCCGGGGACGGCCCCCGCACTCTGCGCGCGGTCGACGACGTCAGCTTCACCCTTCACCGCGGCCGGACCCTCGCCCTGGTCGGCGAGTCGGGCTCGGGCAAGTCCACGACCGCGCGCCTGGTGCTCCGCCTCGCCGACGCCACCGCCGGACACGTCCTGTTCGACGGCGCCGACGTCACCACCGCCCGAGGCGCCCGGGCCAGAGAGCTGCGCCGTCGCGCCCAGCTCGTCTACCAGAACCCGTACGCGTCCCTCGATCCGCGCTTCTCCATCGGCGAGGTGATCACGGAGCCGCTGCGCGCCTTCAAGGTCGGCGACCGCGCCTCCCGGCTCGCCCGGGCCCGTGAACTGCTCGACCGGGTGGCACTGCCCGCCGCCACGCTCGAACGCCGGCCGGCGGAACTGTCCGGTGGTCAGCGTCAACGCGTGGCCATCGCCCGTGCTCTCGCCCTCTCCCCCGACCTGGTGGTGTGCGACGAGCCGGTCTCCGCGCTCGACGTGTCCGTGCAGTCCCAAGTCCTCGACCTGCTCGCCGAGTTGCAGACCGACACGGGCGTGGCCTATCTCTTCATCTCGCACGACCTGGCCGTCGTACGCCAGATCGCGCACCAGGTCGCCGTCATGCGGGCCGGCCGCGTCGTGGAGACGGGCCCGCCGGAGGAGCTGTTCACCCGCCCCCGCCACGCGTACACCCGCGAACTGCTCGCGGCGATCCCCGGCGGCCGGGCCACCTCCCCCGCGGAGACGGTCACGGGCTGA
- a CDS encoding MFS transporter, with the protein MPLALLALAVVAFGIGTTEFATMGLLPQIADGIGVSVPQAGNIVSAYALGVVVGAPVLTGIGARIPHKRLLLLLSGLFVIGNVASALAPDFGLLFAARFLAGLPHGALFGVGAVVASRLVTPDRAARAVSKMFLGLTVANIVGVPAGTALGQQLGWRSAYVAVAVIGLVALAALAVFVPHQPRGEHSGVGRELRAMGNKQVVIGLATAVVGFGGFFAVYSYLVPMLTNVTGLSDSSTTLVLALYGVGMTLGTLVAGPLTDRALRPTLYAGLALLSSALVVFYFAVHSTVPALVTITLIGAMGALITTPVQMLLMAKAKDAPTMAAASNHSAFNLANAGGAWLGGLAISAGWGWTSPALVGAALGVAGLGLAFMGGAMDRGGRRSEVVTSSSAQSEQVTAAP; encoded by the coding sequence ATGCCACTGGCTCTCCTGGCCCTGGCTGTTGTCGCTTTCGGCATCGGCACGACCGAGTTCGCCACGATGGGACTGCTGCCCCAGATCGCTGACGGGATCGGCGTGTCCGTACCGCAAGCGGGCAATATCGTCTCCGCCTACGCGCTCGGTGTCGTCGTCGGCGCCCCCGTGCTGACGGGCATCGGCGCGCGCATCCCCCACAAGCGGCTGCTGCTGCTCCTGTCCGGACTGTTCGTCATCGGCAACGTCGCGTCCGCGCTCGCGCCTGACTTCGGCCTGCTGTTCGCCGCACGTTTCCTGGCCGGTCTGCCCCACGGAGCGCTGTTCGGTGTGGGCGCGGTCGTGGCGTCCCGGCTGGTCACGCCCGACCGGGCCGCACGCGCGGTGTCGAAGATGTTCCTCGGACTGACCGTCGCCAACATCGTCGGCGTCCCCGCCGGTACCGCGCTCGGTCAGCAGCTCGGCTGGCGCTCCGCCTACGTAGCGGTGGCCGTCATCGGACTCGTCGCGCTGGCCGCGCTGGCCGTCTTCGTCCCCCACCAGCCCCGCGGAGAGCACTCCGGCGTCGGGCGCGAGCTGCGCGCGATGGGCAACAAGCAGGTGGTCATCGGCCTGGCCACCGCGGTCGTGGGATTCGGCGGGTTCTTCGCCGTCTACAGCTACCTGGTGCCGATGCTGACCAACGTGACGGGCCTGTCCGACTCGTCCACCACCTTGGTCCTCGCGCTCTACGGCGTCGGCATGACGCTCGGCACGCTGGTCGCGGGCCCGCTCACGGACCGCGCGCTGCGGCCGACGCTGTACGCGGGGCTCGCCCTGCTGAGCTCGGCACTCGTGGTGTTCTACTTCGCCGTCCACAGCACCGTGCCCGCCCTGGTGACGATCACCCTCATCGGCGCGATGGGCGCCCTCATCACCACGCCCGTCCAGATGCTGCTGATGGCCAAGGCGAAGGACGCTCCGACCATGGCCGCGGCCTCCAACCACTCCGCGTTCAACCTGGCCAACGCGGGCGGCGCCTGGCTCGGCGGTCTCGCCATCTCCGCGGGCTGGGGCTGGACCTCGCCCGCCCTGGTCGGCGCGGCCCTGGGCGTGGCCGGGCTGGGGCTGGCGTTCATGGGCGGCGCCATGGACCGGGGCGGCCGACGCTCCGAGGTGGTCACGTCGTCGAGCGCGCAGTCCGAGCAGGTCACCGCCGCTCCGTAG